From Primulina tabacum isolate GXHZ01 chromosome 2, ASM2559414v2, whole genome shotgun sequence, one genomic window encodes:
- the LOC142533211 gene encoding uncharacterized protein LOC142533211, with protein MSILSSKLFLISAGVVSLAMGFKFYVPFTVDEIPLIWSIIISWLKPPYLYVIINAIIVVIIVSSRFHWSPSEPSVRSEHLITVKTPPPSYYESLSAQPEIASVVKDSMEAASVALYDSEDRAVEEKTVVVVNGSNVVFETEDVAEARDVFVDSMLTYDPPPQEMVSPELPLEFLLPVREKPLVSSRFGNRKPTRTTPEGMRALKVAKPKRQETLESTWKMITEGRHVPLTWHTKKSDAWEHHVASTSAPSDHVATPENFQERTSYHPPPDAAAVSRILKDPSLGQDELNRRVEAFIRKFNEDMRIQRQESLNQYKEMMQRGL; from the exons ATGTCGATTTTATCATCGAAGTTGTTCTTGATCTCGGCTGGAGTTGTTTCTTTGGCTATGGGATTCAAATTCTATGTTCCGTTCACCGTAGACGAAATTCCGTTGATATGGTCCATCATCATATCTTGGTTGAAGCCTCCGTATTTGTACGTTATCATCAACGCTATCATCGTCGTAATCATCGTTTCGTCGCGCTTCCACTGGAGTCCATCTGAGCCGTCAGTTCGATCTGAGCATTTGATTACGGTAAAAACTCCTCCGCCATCGTACTATGAGTCACTGTCAGCTCAACCGGAGATTGCATCTGTAGTTAAGGATTCCATGGAGGCTGCTTCGGTGGCGCTTTACGACAGTGAAGATAGGGCCGTTGAAGAGAAAACTGTTGTGGTGGTGAACGGTTCAAACGTCGTTTTTGAAACCGAAGATGTAGCGGAAGCTAGGGATGTGTTTGTTGACTCGATGCTGACGTACGATCCTCCTCCGCAGGAGATGGTTTCTCCTGAGCTTCCGCTGGAATTTCTACTTCCGGTGAGGGAGAAACCTCTGGTGTCTTCCAGATTCGGCAATAGGAAACCTACGAGAACGACTCCTGAAG GAATGAGAGCTCTGAAGGTGGCAAAACCAAAGAGGCAGGAAACACTGGAGAGCACTTGGAAGATGATAACGGAGGGTCGTCACGTGCCTCTCACGTGGCACACCAAGAAATCCGACGCCTGGGAGCACCACGTGGCATCCACTTCCGCCCCTTCGGATCACGTGGCCACACCAGAGAACTTCCAGGAAAGAACCAGCTACCACCCACCACCGGATGCGGCGGCGGTTAGCCGGATCCTCAAAGACCCGTCACTGGGTCAGGACGAGTTGAACCGCCGAGTTGAAGCCTTCATCAGAAAATTCAATGAAGACATGAGGATACAGAGACAAGAATCATTGAATCAGTACAAAGAGATGATGCAGCGTGGCCTATGA